One genomic segment of Arachis duranensis cultivar V14167 chromosome 4, aradu.V14167.gnm2.J7QH, whole genome shotgun sequence includes these proteins:
- the LOC107486076 gene encoding uncharacterized protein LOC107486076, translating to MAGGRFRELFKKYGKVALGVHCSVSAASISGLYVAIRNNVDVESVLEKFHMGAVSDKEDPNSDNPNLNSSSSVDSVDPVMVNAADDEEKPKSRTAQLAASAGGAFTLALLCNKALFPVRVPITVMLTPPIARFLRSRNIIKSI from the coding sequence ATGGCGGGTGGTAGGTTCCGCGAGCTCTTCAAAAAATACGGCAAAGTAGCATTGGGCGTTCACTGCAGCGTCTCCGCCGCTTCCATCAGTGGCCTCTACGTTGCAATAAGGAACAACGTTGACGTCGAGTCCGTGCTCGAAAAGTTTCATATGGGTGCTGTTTCCGATAAAGAAGACCCTAATTCTGATAACCCTAACCTTAATTCCTCTTCTTCCGTTGATTCCGTTGACCCTGTTATGGTCAACGCTGCTGACGACGAAGAGAAGCCCAAGAGTAGGACCGCGCAGCTCGCTGCCTCTGCCGGCGGCGCCTTCACGCTCGCTCTGCTATGCAACAAGGCGTTGTTCCCGGTTAGGGTTCCGATCACCGTTATGCTGACGCCGCCAATCGCGAGGTTCTTGCGGAGTAGGAACATCATCAAGAGTATTTGA
- the LOC107486029 gene encoding LOW QUALITY PROTEIN: uncharacterized protein LOC107486029 (The sequence of the model RefSeq protein was modified relative to this genomic sequence to represent the inferred CDS: deleted 1 base in 1 codon; added 22 bases not found in genome assembly): MVIPIGXRKNWFKYFQYEEGKDTPSDIRNILLIIFTLVAAVTFQAGINPPGGVWQDGEKAGRAIYASQKKAYYVFVIFNTLAFSNSILVILSLTHKFPFNFEIWIATISMAVTYGSSVFAVTPGNSVRFRYVLVTAAGPFVLRISASIFGLLLRKYAPHHNELSLGHG; the protein is encoded by the exons GAAAAAATTggttcaaatattttcaatatgaagaaggaaAAGACACACCAAGTGACATTAGAAACATTCTTCTAATAATCTTCACTTTGGTGGCAGCAGTTACATTCCAAGCTGGGATTAATCCTCCAGGTGGTGTTTGGCAAGATGGTGAGAAAGCAGGAAGAGCAATCTATGCTTCTCAGAAGAAAGCTTATTATGTT TTTGTCATCTTCAACACTCTTGCTTTCTCAAATTCAATCTTGGTAATTCTGTCACTTACACATAAGTTCCCTTTCAATTTTGAGATTTGGATTGCAACTATTTCTATGGCTGTCACTTATGGTTCCTCTGTTTTTGCTGTCACACCTGGGAATTCTGTTAGATTTCGTTATGTTCTAGTTACTGCTGCTGGTCCATTTGTTTTGAGAATTTCGGCTTCTATTTTTGGCTTATTGTTAAGGAAATATGCTCCTCATCACAATGAATTAAGCTTAGGTCATGGTTGA
- the LOC127746701 gene encoding uncharacterized protein LOC127746701, whose product MWHISMPTWRRVAGDKKCFHMWGRSRQVSQSHGNHASSSSLRWRKKNSDQVCFCGLKTVIKKSGTRENPDRLFHACPIYRKESHCNYFRWAEDDEYEGLEHLGEVKTDAQMESDAALLNHNISWRMMTLEAEVKALRMQLYFGLIVVIVVFMIMCMFFSGK is encoded by the exons ATGTGGCATATCAGCATGCCAACTTGGCGCAGAGTGGCTGGTGACAAGAAATGTTTCCATAT GTGGGGTCGCAGTCGACAAGTCTCGCAATCACACGGAAACCATGCCTCGAGCTCTTCGCTGCGGTGGCGGAAGAAGAACTCCGACCAAGTTTGCTTTTGTGGTCTGAAGACAGTGATCAAGAAGTCTGGGACAAGAGAAAATCCTGATAGATTGTTCCATGCTTGTCCAATATACCGG AAGGAAAGCCACTGTAATTACTTTAGGTGGGCTGAGGACGACGAGTATGAAGGATTAGAGCACTTAGGAGAAGTTAAAACTGATGCACAAATGGAGAGTGATGCTGCTTTATTGAACCATAACATATCTTGGAGAATGATGACCTTAGAAGCTGAAGTAAAAGCACTTAGGATGCAACTGTATTTTGGATTAATAGTTGTGattgtggtttttatgattaTGTGTATGTTCTTTAGTGGGAAGTGA
- the LOC107486028 gene encoding cyclin-U4-1 — translation MAELENPSVMPKVVAFLSSLLKRVAESNDHNQQQLLHQKISVFHGLTRPTISIQSYLERIFKYANCSPSCYIVAYVYLDRFTQRQPSLPINSFNVHRLLITSVMVAAKFMDDMYYNNAYYAKVGGITTIEMNFLEVDFLFGLGFYLNVTPGTFQAYCAHLQKEMLMMQPQLDFENSSSLSLGKSLKTHLCFNDDESSHQNQQQQQQQQLAV, via the exons ATGGCAGAGCTTGAGAATCCAAGTGTGATGCCAAAGGTGGTAGCTTTCCTCTCTTCTCTGCTCAAAAGGGTAGCTGAATCCAATGATCATAACCAGCAACAACTCTTGCATCAGAAGATCTCTGTCTTCCATGGATTAACAAGACCAACCATATCAATTCAGAGCTATCTTGAGAGGATTTTCAAGTATGCAAATTGTAGTCCTTCTTGCTACATTGTTGCATATGTTTATCTTGATCGATTCACTCAGAGACAACCCTCTTTGCCAATCAACTCCTTCAATGTTCATAGGTTACTAATTACCAGTGTTATGGTAGCTGCTAAATTCATGGATGACAT GTACTACAACAATGCTTACTATGCAAAAGTTGGAGGAATCACCACAATAGAGATGAACTTTCTTGAGGTTGACTTCTTATTTGGTTTAGGGTTCTATTTAAATGTGACACCTGGCACATTCCAAGCATATTGTGCCCATCTCCAAAAAGAAATGCTTATGATGCAACCTCAGCTggattttgaaaattcttctTCCCTAAGTTTAGGAAAATCTCTAAAAACCCATTTGTGCTTCAATGATGATGAATCTTCCCATCAAAAtcaacagcagcaacaacaacaacaattagctgtttga